In Halomonas alkalicola, the following proteins share a genomic window:
- a CDS encoding ABC transporter ATP-binding protein: MKYALQIAGLHKRFGDTLALGGIDLALPRGQVLALLGPSGCGKTTLLRCIAGLADADDGEIHLDGECVAAPGRHLSPDDRRLGMVFQDYALWPHMSVYQNVAFPLEMQGVKPNARRPQVEWALSVVGLADYAERAPGALSGGQQQRVALARAIVARPRLLLMDEPLSNLDKGLRESLALEIRGLIEELSLTAVFVTHDQHEAFALADRVAVLQQGRLQQVDSPEALFHTPATPAIADFVDAGTLLDGRLDAHGLAIADTRLPMAAACGYRGDVRLLLPRRALRLCAPDDGLLRARITGRLFQGEHLSLQLTLADGSALKLHASHAPERGCQVGIDLDVTALRAWDDRAHLLDLMPHADVTATATG; encoded by the coding sequence ATGAAATACGCACTACAAATTGCAGGACTCCACAAGCGCTTCGGCGACACCCTGGCCCTGGGTGGCATCGATCTCGCCCTGCCCCGGGGCCAGGTGCTGGCCCTGCTGGGCCCCTCCGGCTGCGGCAAGACCACCCTGCTGCGCTGCATCGCCGGCCTGGCCGATGCCGATGACGGCGAGATTCACCTCGATGGCGAGTGCGTCGCCGCTCCCGGCCGCCACCTGAGCCCCGACGACCGCCGCCTGGGCATGGTCTTCCAGGACTACGCCCTGTGGCCCCATATGAGCGTCTACCAGAACGTGGCCTTTCCGCTGGAGATGCAGGGGGTGAAGCCCAACGCACGCCGCCCCCAGGTGGAATGGGCGCTTTCGGTGGTGGGGCTTGCCGACTACGCCGAGCGTGCCCCCGGCGCCCTCTCCGGTGGCCAGCAGCAGCGGGTGGCACTCGCCCGGGCCATCGTCGCCAGGCCCCGCCTGCTGCTGATGGACGAGCCCCTCTCCAACCTCGACAAGGGCCTGCGGGAAAGCCTGGCACTGGAGATCCGCGGCCTGATCGAGGAGCTCAGCCTGACGGCGGTGTTCGTCACCCACGACCAGCACGAGGCCTTCGCCCTGGCCGACCGGGTCGCCGTGCTGCAGCAGGGCCGCCTGCAGCAGGTCGATTCGCCGGAGGCGCTCTTCCACACCCCGGCTACGCCGGCCATCGCCGATTTCGTGGACGCCGGCACCCTGCTCGACGGTCGGCTCGATGCTCACGGCCTGGCCATCGCCGACACCCGGCTGCCGATGGCCGCGGCCTGCGGCTACCGAGGCGACGTGCGCCTGCTGCTGCCGCGCCGGGCCCTGCGCCTCTGCGCCCCCGATGACGGCCTGCTTCGAGCGCGCATCACCGGCCGCCTGTTCCAGGGCGAACACCTGTCGCTTCAGCTCACCCTGGCCGATGGCAGCGCCCTCAAGCTGCATGCTTCCCATGCCCCGGAGCGTGGCTGCCAGGTGGGGATCGATCTCGATGTGACCGCCCTGCGCGCCTGGGATGACCGGGCGCACCTGCTCGACCTGATGCCCCACGCCGACGTGACGGCCACCGCCACCGGCTGA
- a CDS encoding IS1380 family transposase — protein sequence MTKCTTPSASFPRCKGRQIIARFDGGDVTSDGGILLLRQLDREMGLTCAVARRLSDERDAQRCLHRTETLVRQRVFGLALGYEDLNDHHALRHDIALQTAVDTDGVLASQSTLCRFEQQADRDWAITIHEEMIEQFIRSFRRPPKKPLYLDFDATDDRVHGQQLGRHFNGYYNHYIFLPLFVFCGDQLLVSYLRPASLDAAHHAGAILALLVRRLRQAWPEVKIVFRGDSGFCRPLILNWCDRHGVDYIIGLAGNKRLAKLALDIDYESAIRFEKSWEKERVFGFIEYAAKSWKERRRRVIVKSETSRRGFNTRYVVTSLRGCSAEWLYDHRYCARGEMENRIKEQQFLFSDRTSCHEWWPNQYRLLLSGLAYLLLERLRRIYLKRTAFAQAQVNTIRLKLLKIGAVITRNTRTIRLMLSSQYPEQDLFLKLAGKLVPG from the coding sequence ATGACAAAATGTACCACGCCGTCCGCCTCCTTTCCACGCTGCAAAGGTCGTCAGATCATCGCCCGTTTTGATGGCGGTGATGTCACTTCTGACGGCGGTATCCTGCTGTTGCGGCAGCTCGATCGCGAGATGGGCCTGACCTGCGCCGTCGCTCGCCGACTCAGCGACGAGCGCGACGCTCAGCGCTGCCTGCACCGCACCGAAACCCTGGTCCGGCAGCGCGTGTTCGGCCTGGCACTGGGCTATGAGGATCTCAATGACCACCATGCGTTGCGTCACGATATCGCCCTGCAGACCGCCGTCGATACCGATGGCGTGCTGGCCAGTCAGTCCACCTTGTGCCGCTTCGAGCAGCAAGCTGACCGGGACTGGGCGATCACCATCCACGAGGAGATGATCGAGCAGTTCATCCGCTCGTTCCGGCGGCCACCCAAGAAGCCGCTCTACCTCGACTTCGATGCTACCGACGATCGGGTGCATGGCCAGCAGCTCGGGCGGCACTTCAACGGCTACTACAACCACTACATCTTCCTGCCGCTGTTCGTGTTCTGTGGCGACCAGCTGCTGGTCAGCTACCTGCGTCCGGCCTCGCTGGATGCCGCTCACCACGCCGGTGCCATCCTCGCTCTGTTGGTCCGGCGGCTGCGCCAGGCGTGGCCTGAGGTGAAGATCGTCTTCCGAGGCGACAGCGGCTTCTGCCGTCCGCTGATCCTCAACTGGTGTGACCGCCATGGCGTCGATTACATCATCGGCCTCGCCGGCAACAAGCGCTTGGCCAAGCTGGCTCTGGACATCGACTACGAATCGGCCATCCGCTTCGAGAAGAGCTGGGAGAAGGAACGTGTCTTCGGCTTCATCGAGTACGCTGCCAAGAGCTGGAAGGAGCGTCGACGAAGGGTGATCGTCAAGTCCGAGACCAGCCGGCGTGGCTTCAACACCCGCTACGTGGTCACCAGCCTGCGCGGCTGCAGCGCCGAGTGGCTCTATGACCACCGCTACTGTGCCCGGGGCGAGATGGAGAACCGCATCAAGGAGCAGCAGTTCCTGTTCTCCGACCGCACCAGCTGCCACGAGTGGTGGCCCAACCAGTACCGGCTACTGCTCTCGGGGCTGGCCTATCTGCTTCTGGAACGACTGCGTCGGATTTACCTCAAGCGCACCGCCTTCGCCCAGGCCCAGGTCAATACCATCCGCCTGAAGCTGCTGAAGATCGGCGCCGTCATCACTCGCAACACGCGCACGATTCGGCTGATGTTGAGCAGCCAGTACCCGGAGCAGGACCTCTTCCTGAAGCTGGCTGGCAAACTGGTGCCTGGGTAG
- the phnE gene encoding phosphonate ABC transporter, permease protein PhnE: MNQASSRHSAPPRLERPSPIAFILLLAFAAFFISGFSSADIHSDRLLRGVMNLGTFFGEALPPDFARWDVIAMAMLETFQMAIVGVVFGVILSLPMALLCARNTSPHPVIRVIARNLVATLRTVPDLVWALIFVVAVGLGPLAGILAIIMDTIGFCARFFSERIEEVDPGPGQALAATGASRSGVVCGAILPECTPSFVATSLFSVEKAVRSAVVLGLVGAGGIGVELSAAMSLFRYDQALTVILAILLVVIGVEQVSAWIRKRVT; encoded by the coding sequence ATGAACCAAGCGTCGTCCCGACACAGCGCCCCGCCCAGGCTTGAACGCCCCTCCCCCATCGCCTTCATCCTACTGCTGGCCTTCGCGGCCTTCTTCATCAGCGGCTTCTCCAGCGCCGATATCCACTCGGATCGCCTGCTGCGCGGGGTGATGAACCTCGGCACCTTCTTCGGCGAGGCCCTGCCGCCGGATTTTGCCCGCTGGGACGTGATCGCCATGGCCATGCTGGAGACCTTCCAGATGGCCATCGTCGGCGTGGTATTCGGAGTGATCCTGAGCCTGCCCATGGCCCTGCTCTGCGCCCGCAACACCAGCCCCCACCCGGTGATCCGGGTGATCGCCCGCAACCTGGTGGCCACCCTGCGCACCGTGCCCGATCTGGTGTGGGCGCTGATCTTCGTGGTCGCCGTGGGGCTCGGGCCCCTGGCCGGCATCCTGGCCATCATCATGGACACCATCGGCTTCTGCGCGCGCTTCTTCTCGGAGCGTATCGAGGAAGTGGACCCCGGCCCCGGCCAGGCCCTGGCCGCCACTGGCGCCTCGCGCAGCGGCGTGGTCTGCGGCGCCATCCTGCCCGAGTGCACGCCGTCGTTCGTGGCCACCAGCCTCTTCTCGGTGGAGAAGGCGGTGCGCAGCGCCGTGGTGCTGGGCCTCGTCGGCGCCGGCGGTATCGGCGTGGAGCTCTCCGCCGCCATGAGCCTGTTCCGCTACGACCAGGCCCTCACCGTGATCCTCGCCATCCTGTTGGTGGTGATCGGCGTGGAGCAGGTCAGCGCCTGGATTCGCAAGCGGGTGACCTGA
- a CDS encoding ATP-binding cassette domain-containing protein, giving the protein MRRALFCHRLSPLGASELPGLKIPPAAGSGPHEGFVDEVESRLGVTVEFFPVGNRTTAINALRFEQVDIVLAGPSEYVLMAERVGLAHLAARRTDTLSGGQQQRVAIARMLMQDAEIVLADEPVASLDPRAGREVMELLWSVVRERKMTVLCVLHQVELAREYGERLIGLRAGRLAFDRPAQQVGDLDLTELYQTQPTLETEPDEPSVVPTQRPAQA; this is encoded by the coding sequence ATGCGGCGCGCGCTGTTCTGCCATCGACTCTCTCCGCTCGGGGCATCTGAACTACCTGGGCTGAAAATACCACCTGCGGCCGGCTCAGGACCACACGAGGGCTTCGTCGACGAGGTCGAGTCCCGGCTCGGCGTGACGGTGGAGTTCTTCCCGGTGGGCAACCGCACCACCGCCATCAACGCCCTGCGCTTCGAGCAGGTCGATATCGTGCTGGCCGGCCCCTCCGAGTACGTGCTGATGGCCGAGCGGGTCGGCCTGGCGCATCTGGCGGCGCGTCGCACCGACACCCTCTCCGGGGGCCAGCAGCAGCGCGTGGCCATCGCCCGCATGCTGATGCAGGACGCCGAGATCGTGCTGGCCGACGAGCCGGTGGCCAGCCTCGACCCCCGCGCGGGCCGCGAGGTGATGGAACTGCTCTGGTCGGTGGTGCGCGAGCGGAAGATGACCGTGCTCTGCGTACTGCACCAGGTCGAACTGGCCCGGGAGTATGGCGAGCGGCTGATCGGCCTGCGCGCCGGGCGCCTGGCCTTCGACCGCCCCGCCCAGCAGGTCGGTGACCTTGACCTGACCGAGCTCTATCAGACCCAACCGACCCTGGAGACCGAACCGGATGAACCAAGCGTCGTCCCGACACAGCGCCCCGCCCAGGCTTGA
- a CDS encoding porin produces MITSGGNQDLSPGADKTSGSEFQNNGSRFGFRASHELNSDLSAFARMEFRFDADERNNDGIKDIRNSYLGLKSQQLGTLTIGNFDSVYFEAVSSLFDVYENDGFISLDSGSTSSRGDTVAYASPAFNGLQGHVQVKHISGNDATVGAQDNSSTTSTAAAVTYSWEDLYLAAGYNQSRDVSDRGATYGGGDNNSAGEDIWGVSAQYKFLPNFSARVMYEELGSVNEGASASAKKEIVGLGATFNYGQGNLYADVYDVSYVGDISSSNPWAIGVDYRFSPMRVYAEIFDEDVSGENIDDSLLYTVGIRYDF; encoded by the coding sequence ATGATCACCTCTGGCGGGAATCAGGACCTGAGCCCGGGTGCGGACAAGACCAGCGGCAGCGAGTTCCAGAACAACGGCTCGCGCTTCGGCTTCCGTGCCAGCCATGAGCTCAACAGCGACCTGAGCGCCTTCGCCCGCATGGAGTTCCGTTTCGATGCGGATGAGCGTAACAACGATGGCATCAAGGATATTCGCAACAGCTATCTGGGCCTGAAGAGTCAGCAGCTGGGTACCCTGACCATCGGCAACTTCGACAGCGTCTACTTCGAGGCCGTCAGCAGCCTGTTCGACGTCTACGAGAACGATGGCTTCATCAGCCTGGACAGCGGCTCCACCAGCTCCCGCGGCGACACCGTGGCCTACGCCTCACCGGCCTTCAATGGCCTGCAGGGCCATGTGCAGGTCAAGCACATCAGCGGCAATGACGCTACGGTGGGCGCTCAGGACAACAGCTCCACCACCTCCACGGCGGCGGCGGTCACCTACAGCTGGGAAGACCTCTACCTGGCGGCGGGCTATAACCAGTCCAGGGATGTCTCCGATCGCGGCGCGACCTATGGTGGCGGTGACAACAACTCCGCCGGCGAGGATATCTGGGGCGTCTCCGCCCAGTACAAGTTCCTGCCGAACTTCTCTGCCCGGGTCATGTACGAGGAGCTGGGCTCCGTGAACGAGGGGGCATCGGCCAGCGCCAAGAAGGAGATCGTCGGCCTGGGTGCCACCTTCAACTACGGCCAGGGAAACCTCTACGCCGACGTCTACGACGTCAGCTACGTGGGCGACATCAGCAGCAGCAACCCCTGGGCCATCGGCGTCGACTATCGCTTCAGCCCGATGCGCGTCTATGCCGAGATCTTTGACGAGGATGTCAGCGGCGAGAACATCGACGACAGCCTGCTCTACACCGTCGGTATCCGCTACGACTTCTAA
- a CDS encoding SIR2 family NAD-dependent protein deacylase encodes MAEQRAPHLVVFTGAGISAESGIQTFRAEDGLWADHPVEEVATPGAWRRDPARVLAFYNARRDQVRQARPNAAHKALAALEKQGFRVSIITQNIDDLHERAGSRHVLHLHGELLKARSTVDRRMHYPLPRGGIELGDICDKGSQLRPDVVWFGEEVPHFGEACEIVSEADLLLVVGTSLAVMPAASLLQYAPFDAPRVLVDPEAEALAPPGVTRLSQPAGKGVPALVRHWRREGRLWVPETLLAS; translated from the coding sequence ATGGCAGAACAGCGCGCGCCGCATCTGGTGGTGTTCACCGGAGCGGGGATCAGTGCCGAGAGCGGTATCCAGACCTTCCGCGCCGAGGATGGCCTCTGGGCGGATCATCCGGTGGAGGAGGTGGCAACGCCCGGTGCCTGGCGGCGGGACCCGGCCCGGGTACTGGCCTTCTACAATGCGCGCCGCGACCAGGTGCGCCAGGCGCGGCCCAATGCCGCCCACAAGGCGCTGGCGGCGCTGGAGAAGCAGGGCTTCCGGGTCAGCATCATCACCCAGAACATCGACGACCTGCACGAGCGGGCCGGCTCCCGCCACGTGCTGCACCTGCACGGCGAGCTTCTCAAGGCGCGCTCCACGGTGGACCGGCGCATGCACTATCCGCTGCCCCGCGGCGGCATCGAGCTGGGCGACATCTGCGACAAGGGCAGCCAGCTCAGGCCCGACGTGGTCTGGTTCGGCGAGGAGGTGCCCCACTTCGGGGAGGCCTGCGAGATCGTCAGCGAAGCGGACCTGCTGCTGGTGGTGGGCACGTCGCTTGCCGTGATGCCGGCGGCCTCGCTGCTTCAGTACGCGCCCTTCGATGCCCCCCGCGTGCTGGTGGACCCCGAGGCCGAGGCGCTGGCGCCGCCCGGGGTGACCCGGCTCAGCCAGCCCGCCGGCAAGGGGGTGCCGGCGCTGGTGCGCCACTGGCGGCGCGAGGGACGGCTCTGGGTGCCGGAGACGCTGCTGGCCTCCTGA
- a CDS encoding ABC transporter substrate-binding protein, with product MFPLKPLALGACLFALPGLATASALTVYSAGPGALIEDLAADFTDQTGIEVNVFQSTTGQVMARLESEQANPLADVVISASWDSAESLHADGLLHEYLSPNAETVPDFLKTGHYVAQGVSALALVWNRNSDVPAPADWSDLTDSAYRDQVTMPDPAQSGAAFELITGLLTALGEEATWTLMEALADNDMIVPGPNARALNPVLQGAKSVVFGAVDYISLGQQAEGEAIEVIFPESGTVIAPRPMMILASTSMPDEAERFVDFVLSEQGQARVADSYLMPARTDIEALRPTLEELTLIEVDSEAMNARRDAILTRFREATGS from the coding sequence ATGTTCCCCCTGAAACCCCTCGCCCTAGGCGCCTGCCTGTTCGCCCTGCCGGGCCTGGCCACGGCCAGCGCGCTGACCGTCTACTCCGCCGGCCCCGGCGCGCTGATCGAGGACCTCGCCGCCGACTTCACCGACCAGACCGGCATCGAGGTCAACGTCTTCCAGAGCACCACCGGCCAGGTGATGGCACGCCTGGAGTCCGAACAGGCCAATCCGTTGGCCGACGTGGTGATCTCCGCCTCCTGGGACAGTGCCGAATCACTCCACGCGGATGGCCTCCTGCACGAGTACCTCTCGCCCAACGCCGAGACGGTGCCCGACTTCCTCAAGACCGGCCACTACGTGGCCCAGGGAGTCTCGGCCCTGGCCCTGGTGTGGAACCGCAACAGCGACGTGCCGGCCCCCGCCGACTGGAGCGACCTGACCGATTCGGCCTACCGCGACCAGGTGACCATGCCTGACCCGGCCCAGTCCGGCGCCGCCTTCGAGCTGATCACCGGCCTGCTAACCGCCCTGGGCGAGGAGGCCACCTGGACGCTGATGGAAGCGCTCGCCGACAATGACATGATCGTTCCCGGCCCCAACGCCCGCGCCCTCAACCCGGTGCTGCAGGGCGCCAAGTCGGTGGTGTTCGGCGCGGTGGACTACATTTCCCTGGGCCAGCAGGCCGAGGGCGAGGCCATCGAGGTGATCTTCCCCGAGAGCGGCACCGTGATCGCCCCGCGGCCGATGATGATCCTCGCCTCCACCTCCATGCCCGACGAAGCCGAGCGGTTCGTCGACTTCGTGCTCTCCGAGCAGGGTCAGGCGCGGGTCGCCGACAGCTACCTGATGCCGGCCCGCACCGATATCGAGGCGCTACGCCCGACCCTCGAGGAGCTGACCCTGATCGAGGTAGACAGCGAGGCCATGAATGCCCGGCGCGACGCCATCCTCACCCGCTTCCGCGAGGCCACGGGGAGCTGA